A window of Micromonospora sp. WMMC415 genomic DNA:
AGGTCACCACGTCGGTCGCCCACGGTGGAGGCGGCCTGCGGGAGGGCTGCGGCGAGGAGGTGGACCGGCATCCGCCGCACGTAGCCGGTGTTGGCGACGGGCTCGCCGGGGATGAACTCGCGGGCCAGCCAGTCCTGGTTCTTCGGATGCTGGAGGGAGATCCGCAGCTCCCGGGAGTAGAGCTGGATCAGGCGGCGGGCGCGTTCGAGGCACTCCTCCCGGGTCCGGCCGCCCACCGCGATCCGGTGCCAGCCGTGTGCGCGGGCGGAATCGACGGGCAGCCCGGTGGTCATCTCGTCGCCGATCACCAGCGCCCGCTTGGCGAGGCGTTCGAGCTCGGGCGGGGCGTCGATGCCGTGCTCGGCGTAGTCGAGCTGCTGGGAGCGGATCATCCGCAGCCGGTGCTCCAGGTTGCGGAAGGAGTCGCCGGAGCCCAGGATGTCGACCCGGCTCGACAGCTCCATCGGCCACGGCAGCCGCTCATGGAAGTGCAGCCAGGGCTCGTGCCGCTCGGGGATCTCCAGCGGCTCCATCCGGCCCACGGCCAGCACCGCGACGTGCCGCTCCTCGCCGGTCATCCGGTTGACCAGCTTGACCGTCGAACCGTACGGGGTGCGGTACCGCTCCACCTGCTCGGTCAGGGCGAGCAGGTCACCGCGTTCCCAGCGCCCGTCGGTGACCGGGGAGAGCTGACCGGGCGGTGCCATGCAGAGCGCCACCGAGCGGTAGAGCAGCCACTCCAGTTCCTGCGCCGTGACCCGTCGGCCGCGCATGCCGAAGGCGCCCAGCACCTCGTCGAACTGCTCGACGGTGCGGCCGAGCTTGCGCCGCTCGCCCTCGGCCACGCCGCGGCCGAAGGTGCGCAGCATCCGCTCCACCAGCGAGTCGCCCAGCGACCGCCGGGCGAAGGTGACCCCCAGGTACGTCTGTCCCTCGGCGTGGTTGACCGACATCAGGTGGCGTTGGGCCGCCACGAGGTGGTCCCCCCAGCCCGGCGTGCCGGGTACGTCGGGCAGTGGCGAGGCGGTGTGCGCGTCGATGGTGCGGGCCCACTCGTCGGCCGGGAAGGGGCGGGTGGTCCGCCGCAGGTGCAGCCGGAACCCGGCCAGCCCGGCGTACTGCTCGCTGATGGCCGAGAGCAGTGCCTCCCGCTCGGCGTCCGGGCGGAACGCCCACCGCACCTCCGGCAGCCAGTACCAGGCGGTGACCGTGTTCGGCGTGAAGGTGAGGTGACCGGCGATCTCGGTGATCGCCAGCTCGACCGCCGGGTCCCGGTCGCCGAACTTGATCTTCGGTGCCTTGACCCGGACCGGCTTGGTCGGGCGGTCCCGCCGGCTGGCGGAGCGCTGCCGGGGCGGTGTCACGTCCCGCGTGCCCGTCCGGTCGGGCAGGTGCTCACCGGCCCGGCGCTGTCGCGGCCCGGTGGTGGCCGGGCCGGTGGCGCCGGGCTCGTCCGTCGCGGTACGGAGCGCCGGGAACCGGTCGAGGGCCTGGTGCGGGACGCGGGCGGGGCGGGCGGGCGGCTCCACCTCGTCGTCGTACGGCTCGGGGACCGGCGGCGGCTCGACCGGCGCCGGGGGCTCCGCGACCGGCTGCTCCCCGGCGACCCGATCGGGGTGGGCGTCGGGCGGGGCGAGCGTCGACTGCTGGTCGGTGGCCCAGCCGGACCGGCTCCGGGGCGGGGCGACCGTCGGCTGCTCGCCCGTCGACCATCCGATGCCCTGCGGTCGCGGCTCGACCGGTGTGGACGGTGGCCGCGACGGCTGGACCCGCGCGGTCGGCGGGGCCGGGACGGCCGGTTGCCGCCGTGCCGGCGGAACGCCGGGGTCGCCCGGGTCGACGGCGGCGGGCTGATGCGGAATCGCGGGGTGCTCGCGGGCGGGTGGACGCGTCGGCGTGGACCGCGTCGGGCCGGCGCCGCCGAACAGGTCCAGGAAGGGGGAGTCGATGTCCGTGCCGTCGGCGGGGACGGGCTCCACGGGTGCCCGCCGCTGCAGCGGGCGGGGTGCCTGGAAGACGCCGACCCCACCGTGGCCCGGTGTGGTCACCAGAGCCGGGTCGAGAGAGACCTCGTCCAGGTCGGACTCGCCCGCGTAGCCGTACGAACGCGTACGGTCACCGCGCGGTGTGGCCGGACGTCCGGCCGGGGATCCCGGCGTGGAGGAGCGACTCATGCGACCGCCTCACCCGCGTCGTTGCACTGCCCGGTCATGCCAGTTCCTCCCGGATCCTGATCCGGCTGCCGACCAGGCGGGGGTCGCGCTGCTCGGCGGCCGGCTCCCGGGTGCGCCGCCAGTCGGTCAGCGCGGTGCGGATCACCATGCGCGCCGGCCGGTCCGGGTCGACGTACCGGAAGACGAACGAGGTCGTCACGATGGCGAGCGCGATCTCCCACGCCGGGAAGAGTTCGACCTGCAGCGTGAACAACCAGTGGATGAACATGTAGAGGGGAACGAGCAGCATGAACAGCCCGTACTGGGCGTACGGGAGATGGACCGGAAGGGTGTAGCCGGGCGGCCCGAGGTAGACCAGGCGAGCCCGGTAGATGTCGTCGTCGGTGCGCAGCCGCATGTCGTGCCCGCGCCTATTCGAAGATCAGGTCGATCAGGTAGTCGCCGACGAAGAAGAGGGTGGCGGCACCGGCGATGAAGGCCAGCCCGACGATCGCGATGGCCGAACTGGTCAGGACCTTGGAGATCTCACCCCGGCTGGCCCGCCCGATGAAGATCACGCCCAGCACGGCCAGCAGGATCGGGGCGATCTTGCTGGCGAAGAACGTGACGACACCCTCGGTGTCGATGCCCTTGGGCGCCGGCTCGGCGAGTGGCGTCGACGCCAGGGTGGAGAGAGCGTGGGCGGCGGCGGACGACGCCGTCTCCATCAGCTCGATGGCGATCACTGGAACCTCCCCATATCGCGGCCGGCGGCGCCGCGGCGGTGCAGTAGGCATGCCTGGCGGGAACGGTGCTCACGTCGCGCGGCCACGACGCCGCGTTCGTCACCCACCACGGCGAGTGGTGAGCTCTGGGCGGATTTTCCCGCTTCGGCCCTCCCTCCAGGCTTCGCCATCTCGATGCTGGGCAATTCCAAAGCGTACGGCCACCCACTGTTTGCGACAACCCGCGAAGAGTCGGCCCGATCCGACCCCGACGTCCGATCGTACACCTGTACTAACGCGCATGTCAGCACCCTCGAGCCGGGCTGCGCGGGACGGTCGGCGAGGACCGGTACGGTCTACCCGTGACCGATCTGGTACGGGCTCCGGCCCCGGTGGTGATGGGCGTCCTGAACGTCACGCCGGACTCCTTCTCCGACGGCGGACGGTACGCCGACCTCGACGCCGCCGTCGCACACGGCGTGCGGCTGCGGGCCGACGGCGCCCACCTGGTCGACGTGGGCGGCGAGTCCACCCGGCCGGGCGCCGACCGGGTCGACGCGGAGACCGAGGCGGCCCGGGTCCTGCCGGTGATCCGCGAGCTCGCCGCCGCCGGCGTGCGGGTCAGCATCGACACCACCCGGGCGCGGGTCGCCGACCTGGCGGTCGCCGCCGGCGCCGCGGTCGTCAACGACGTCTCCGGCGGGCTGGCCGACCCGGACATGGCCCGCGTCGTCCGGGACGCCGGGTGCCCCTGGGTGCTCATGCACTGGCGCGGTCACTCCCGCACCATGCGCGAGCTGGCGCGTTACGACGACGTCGTGGCGGACGTCCGGGCCGAGCTGGCGCAGCGGGTCGAGGCGGCGCTGGGGGCCGGGGTGGCGGCCGACCGCATCGTCATCGACCCGGGCCTCGGCTTCGCGAAGACCGCGGCGCACAACTGGGAGCTCAGCGCCCGCCTGCCCGAGCTGCTCGACCTGGGCTTTCCGCTGCTCTTCGCGGCCAGCCGCAAGTCGTACCTGGGCACGCTGCTGGCCGCACCCGACGGCACCCCACGGCCGACCGGGGGCCGCGAGAACGCGACGGTCGCCACCAGCCTGCTCGCGGTCGCGGCCGGCGCCTGGGGCGTCCGGGTGCACGACGTCCGGGCCACCGTGGACGCCCTGGCGGTCTGGCGGGCGACCGGCTCGCCCCGCCTGGCGCCCGGTGAGCGCGCGGGCGGAGGCGCCCGGCCCGCCCCGGCCGTCGGACCGGGAGGAGGACGATGACCGACCGGATCACCCTGACCGGGCTACGGGCCCACGGCCGGCACGGCGTGTACGACTTCGAGCGCGCCCAGGGGCAGGACTTCGTCGTCGACGCCGTCCTGGAGCTCGACCTCGCGCCCGCCGCCCGCTCCGACGAGGTGAGCGACACCGTCCACTACGGCGAGCTGGCCGAGCGGCTGGTCGCGGTGGTCACCGGTGAGCCGGTGAACCTCATCGAGACGCTCGCCGACCGGTTGCTCGCGGTCTGCCTGGCCGACCCCCGGGTGCACACCGCGACGATCACCGTGCACAAGCCGGAGGCGCCGGTGCCGCACGCCTTCACCGACGTGGCCGTCACGATGACCCGGACGCGTCCCCAATGACCCGTGCCCTGCTCTCCCTCGGCAGCAACCTCGGCGACCGCCTCGACCACCTGCGGTCGGCGGTCACCGCCCTGGATGATTCGGTGCTGCTGGTCTCCGGCGTCTACGAGACCCCGCCGTGGGGCGACACCGACCAGCCCGCGTACCTGAACGCGGTGGTGCTGGCGGAGGATCCGGCCGCGACCCCGGACGACTGGCTGGAGCGGGCGCGGGCGGCGGAGCGCGCCGCCGGGCGCGAACGCGACCTCGCGCGGCGCTTCGGGCCGCGCACCCTGGACGTGGACGTGATCGCGGTCTGGACGGGCGACGG
This region includes:
- a CDS encoding ATP-binding protein; translated protein: MSRSSTPGSPAGRPATPRGDRTRSYGYAGESDLDEVSLDPALVTTPGHGGVGVFQAPRPLQRRAPVEPVPADGTDIDSPFLDLFGGAGPTRSTPTRPPAREHPAIPHQPAAVDPGDPGVPPARRQPAVPAPPTARVQPSRPPSTPVEPRPQGIGWSTGEQPTVAPPRSRSGWATDQQSTLAPPDAHPDRVAGEQPVAEPPAPVEPPPVPEPYDDEVEPPARPARVPHQALDRFPALRTATDEPGATGPATTGPRQRRAGEHLPDRTGTRDVTPPRQRSASRRDRPTKPVRVKAPKIKFGDRDPAVELAITEIAGHLTFTPNTVTAWYWLPEVRWAFRPDAEREALLSAISEQYAGLAGFRLHLRRTTRPFPADEWARTIDAHTASPLPDVPGTPGWGDHLVAAQRHLMSVNHAEGQTYLGVTFARRSLGDSLVERMLRTFGRGVAEGERRKLGRTVEQFDEVLGAFGMRGRRVTAQELEWLLYRSVALCMAPPGQLSPVTDGRWERGDLLALTEQVERYRTPYGSTVKLVNRMTGEERHVAVLAVGRMEPLEIPERHEPWLHFHERLPWPMELSSRVDILGSGDSFRNLEHRLRMIRSQQLDYAEHGIDAPPELERLAKRALVIGDEMTTGLPVDSARAHGWHRIAVGGRTREECLERARRLIQLYSRELRISLQHPKNQDWLAREFIPGEPVANTGYVRRMPVHLLAAALPQAASTVGDRRGDLIGRTAGTCRRPVFLDLHFPMEVRERSGLAVFVAEPGGGKSTLLGALGYLAARRGVQVTLLDPSGPLARLCAMPELAPYARVLNLTGSEHGTLAPYSLIPTPLRSEFAAGAAGDREFEIAVSNARAERRMLVQDICMMLVPPQVAREASTATLFRHAVRQVPAEETSTLDDVVTCLGQLDDDAGRELANLLLDTAEMPLAMLFFGSPPEGLLGPDAALTVITMAGLRLPDLKIEREYWSAEEALALPMLHTAHRLAVRRCYGGSMSSRKLVGLDEAHFMEGWRSGRSFLVRLARDSRKWNLAALVASQNPKDILGLDVQNLVSTVFVGRIAEDAEIASEALRLLRVPVNDGYEATLASLSTADATSAARLGFREFVMRDVDGRVQKVRVDVSYVDGLLDHLDTTPAAVAAAAGVLPSVAPELEA
- the folP gene encoding dihydropteroate synthase — encoded protein: MTDLVRAPAPVVMGVLNVTPDSFSDGGRYADLDAAVAHGVRLRADGAHLVDVGGESTRPGADRVDAETEAARVLPVIRELAAAGVRVSIDTTRARVADLAVAAGAAVVNDVSGGLADPDMARVVRDAGCPWVLMHWRGHSRTMRELARYDDVVADVRAELAQRVEAALGAGVAADRIVIDPGLGFAKTAAHNWELSARLPELLDLGFPLLFAASRKSYLGTLLAAPDGTPRPTGGRENATVATSLLAVAAGAWGVRVHDVRATVDALAVWRATGSPRLAPGERAGGGARPAPAVGPGGGR
- the folB gene encoding dihydroneopterin aldolase, which gives rise to MTDRITLTGLRAHGRHGVYDFERAQGQDFVVDAVLELDLAPAARSDEVSDTVHYGELAERLVAVVTGEPVNLIETLADRLLAVCLADPRVHTATITVHKPEAPVPHAFTDVAVTMTRTRPQ
- the folK gene encoding 2-amino-4-hydroxy-6-hydroxymethyldihydropteridine diphosphokinase: MTRALLSLGSNLGDRLDHLRSAVTALDDSVLLVSGVYETPPWGDTDQPAYLNAVVLAEDPAATPDDWLERARAAERAAGRERDLARRFGPRTLDVDVIAVWTGDGEPVLRDDPELTLPHPRAHLRAFVLRPWIDIQPYGRLPGHGWLTDLLTAEPIATDALELRPRPDLALESTA